From Salinicola endophyticus:
TGCACCATCCGTTCCAGTCGTTCACCCCGGTCGAGGAGCTGCTGCGCCAGGCCGCCCGCGACAGCGACGTGATGGCGATCAAGCAGACGCTCTATCGCACCGGCGCCGACTCCTCGATCGTCAGCGCGCTGGTGGAAGCGGCGCGTGGCGGCAAGGAGGTGACCGTGGTGATCGAGCTGCGGGCACGCTTCGACGAAGCCGACAACCTGGCACTGGCCTCGCGCCTGCAGGAGGCCGGCGCCATCGTCATCTACGGGGTGATGGCCTACAAGACCCACGCCAAGATGATGCACATCGTGCGCCGCGAGAAGGGTGAGCTGCGCCACTATGCGCACCTCGGCACCGGCAACTACCACGCCAAGACCGCCAAGCTCTACACCGACTACAGCCTGATGACTGCCAACGAGGCGCTCTGCGAGGACGTCCACCGCGTCTTCCAGCAGCTCTCCGGCATGGGCAAACCGCGCAAGATCAACACTCTGCTGCACGCCCCCTTCACCCTCCACGACACCCTGATCGCGATGATCGAGCGCGAGGCCAAGCTGGCCGAGAGCGGCAAGAAGGCGCGTCTGGTGATCAAGTGCAACGCGATCACCGAGCCCAAGTTGATCCGCGCGCTCTACCGCGCCTCACAGGCCGGCGTACGCTGCGATCTGATCATCCGCGGTATGTGCTGTCTGCGCCCCGGCGTGCCGGGTATCTCCGAGAACATCAACGTGCGCTCGATCATCGGCCGCTTCCTCGAGCATACCCGGGTCTACTACTTCAGCAACGACGGTGCCCACGAGGTGTGGTGCTCCAGCGCCGACGCCATGGAACGCAACATGTTCCACCGCGTCGAGACCTGTTTTCCGCTGCTCGACAAGAAGGTCGCCCAGCAGGTGCGCAAGGACCTCGATACCTACCTGCTCGATAACTGCCAGAGCTGGGTGCTCGACAGCGAGGGACAGTACCACCTGCAGGAGAGCGGTGACGCCGAGCCGATCAGCGCCCAGGAAACCCTGCTCTACGCCTACGCCAGCCAGGCTTGAAGTGCCGTTCGCCGTGCCCTCGGGCGCGGCGATCGCCCTGCCGCAACGTGTCCGCCAGCCAGACACTCGGCAAGCCTGTCACAGCCGATAGCCGAAGTGGGCTTATCCGGCGGCAGGGAATGGGGGTGGAAAAGGACGCTTAGCCCTCGCCCTATCCAGCACCATCGATATCGCCATCTCAACCGCTCGTCAGATCGACATACCTGTGTTCTCAAGCCTCTGTTCTGCCCCCTCGGCTGCCCGCGTCGCGAGCACTCAGATCCCGCCTACCCGGACCATCGGGTCACGCTGAATGCGCGCCCTGAACGAAAAAGGGCCGCGCAGTGCGCGGCCCGAGGCTCGAATGACGAGCGCGTTGCGTGACGGTATCGCCGTGGATCAGACCGCGATCTCGCCGCCATCACGCTTGCGGATCACCACGGTGGCGGCACGCGCGCGCACGCTGCCCGACTCCGGGATGGCGACCGTGGCATCCTGCACGTTGGCGTCCGGGTCGGCCGGCCAGTTGCCCGGATGCTGGATGTTGATGAACAGCGAGGTCTTGTCCGGCGTGGCGAAGATACCGGTCACCTCGCAGCCGTTGGGGCCGACGGCGAAGCGCTTGAGCTGGGCCTGGTCGGCGGCATCGATCACCGCCTTGTCCCCAGGGCCGCGGCTGACGTTGCCCGGCACCACCGCCAGCACCTGGTCGTTGGTGTAGTCGGTGACGTTGTCGTAGCCGTTGTCGGTCTCGATCCACAGGATGCCGCGGCCATCGCCGCGATCGTCGTACCACAGGCCATCGGGGCTGGCGAACTGGTTGAGCTCGGTTAGCCCCGAGAAGTTGTCGGGATCATTTTCGGCGGCGCCGAACACGAACACCTCCCACTCGAAGTTGGTGCCAGCCGGCGACGGCTCGCGCCAGCGAATGACCTGACCGCCCTCGTTGTCGGGCCGCGGGTTGGGGCCGTTGACCGGGGCCGTGGCGTAGCCCACGCCCAGCGCCTCGATGTCGCCGCCCCCGTTGGTGTAGGTGGCGGCGGTGCCCTCGGCGGTACGCTTGGAGTTGTTGGTCAAGGTCATGTAGACCTCGCCCGAGGAGGGGTCGACGGTGCCCCACTCAGGGCGGTCCATCGGCGTCGCGCCCATGAAGTCGGCGGCGTCGCAGGTGTTGATGATGACCCCGGCGAGATCGCGCTCGTTGGCCAGATTGAGCGCCTGCCACAGCGGCCGGCCGTCCTGGGTGGTGGCGTCCGGGGTCAGCGGCAGCCAGTCGCCGCTGCCATCGGCGTTGAAGCGCGCCACGTAGAGGGTGCCCTCATCGAGGTACTTGGAGCCGATCGCCAGGCGGTCGTAGTCCTGGCCCGGGCGATTGGCGTCCTGGGGGTCCCACTTGGCCTTGGAGACGAACTTGTAGATGTACTCGTTGCGCGAATCGTGGCCGGAGTAGAACACCACCGGCTCGCCCTCGATCACCTTGCCCGGCCAGCAGCCCTCGTGGCGGAAGCGGCCGATATGGGTGCGCTTGAGCGCGGCAGCCTCGGTGCCCACGCTGGCGGTGTTGCCGTAGGGGTCGATCTCCACCACGTAGCCGAAGGTGCGCGGCTCGTTGCGGTAGTCGCCGGCGGCGGAAGCCGCGCTCGGCGTGGCGTTGAAGCGCGCGAACTCCCCGTTGGTGCCACCCTGGGCGGTCTCCCAGCCGTAGCGGGCGCGGCCCTCGGGCAGGCCCAGGCGATCGTCGTCAGGGTAACGGTCGCTCGCCTTGGTGAAGACATTGGGCCAGTTCTCCTCACAGGTGAGGTAGGTGCCCCAGGGGGTGAAGCCGTTGGCGCAGTTGTTGTTGGTGCCGCGGGTGCGGGTGCCATTGGTGGAGTAGGCGGTGACCACGTAGTCGCTACCGCGTACCGGGCCGGCGAGCTCGATCGGCGTGGCCGAAGTGATACGACGGTTGTAGCGCGAGCCGCGCTCTTCACGCCACTGGCCGTTGGCATCGAGCATCAGCTTGACCAGGGTCACGCCGTGGGCGTTGATCTCGGTGCGCACTTCATCGGCCGGGCGCGCGCCGCTGTCAGCATTGGTCGGGCCGCCCTGGGGCGCCCACAGCGCGCCCTGATCGATGTACTCGTTGTTGAGCGCCATGATGAATTCACGCGAGGCGCTCTCTTCGCTCAGCGCGAAGTTGTGCATGCCGTCGTGGTTCATGCCCACGCTGGCCGCCTGGTAGTCGGGCGTCACGCTGCGGTCCGCGGACCAGGCGCCAACGCTGTTGTCGAGCGGCGTCCCCCAGGGGATCACCACCTGGGCGACATAGCCTTCGGGCACCACCACCCCATTGGTGCGCGAACCGCGAATCGAGGCGAACGCCAGCGCCAGCGGCGTGGCTTCTGAAGAGCCGCCGCCGGCGCTGCCGTTGTCGTTGCTATCGTCGCTGCTGCAACCGGCCAGACCGAACCCGCCGAGCAGGCCCATGGCCGCCAGCCCGGCCCCGCCCTGCATGATGCCGCGACGCGAGACACGGCGGGAGAGTACCGACGTGAACGGCTCGTTGCCGCTCTGGTTGAGAACGCGATGATCCTCGATTTCCTTGCTCATGGGGTGTCCCCTCTCTGTGAGTGATCCACTAATGACGGTCGACTGATGCCATGGCGCCCGAGCCGGCGATGCGCGCCGCCGGCCACTTGGCGTCCCGGTGACTGCGGTCACCGGGCTGCGTTACCCGGAGGCAACTTAGAGCAGCAACGTGACAACGCCATGACGACTTGGCGGCAGCGCCGCGCCCGCTGCGCGGTCACGAAACCGTCATCTCCCAGTCATTAGGATGCCGAGTCCGGCGGCGGCGAAGACCGCACGCCGCGTTGGATCATTCGCGGGAGCCCCATGATCGACCCCCTTTCTATCAACGCTCCGGCCACCAGCGGTCGACGCTGCGACCCGACCCGCCGCCGCCTCATCGGCGCCCTGCTGGGCGCGGGGCTCGGCGCCGGCATGGGTGGCGTGCTGAGCGGCTGCGCCACGCCGATGACAGGCGCCGCACGCGCCTCGGCACCCGGACGCCAGGTCGAGCTGCTCTATGTCGCCGATACCCTGGAGTGTCTCGGCCCCACGCGGATCGTCGCCCCCGCCACCTATCTCGGCCCGGCGGAGCTGCTCGGTGCCGCGCCCTGGGCCACCGCGGACGGCGTGACCACGCTGGCCGGCAGCGCTGGCGCCGAATGGGCCGACCTCTATACCCCACGACGCGCCGCGCGGCGCCATACCGCCGGCTATGGCGGCCTGGCCGCCCAGCTCGCGCAGCTGCGCCGTGAACTCGGCGCCGAGCGCACCCTGACGCTGGAGAACGGCCAGTGCTGGAGCGGCAGCGGCCTGGGGCATCTCGCCAACGGCAGCGTCGGCGTCGCCGCCAGCCGTCTGCTCGCCAGTGATGCCCGGGTCAGCAGCGACGAGCGCGTGCTCTGGCCGCAGCGGGCCGCAGCGCTCTACCGCGACTACGCACGCCCGGTGCTGGGCAATCTGGCCGCGCCGCCCGCCGGCGTCAGCACGGCGACCCGCTTCGAGCGCGACGGCGTGCGGGTGGCGGTGGTCGGCGCCAGCGATCCCAACGCTCTGGATGAAACTCGCCCCCTCGACCAGTGGTACCAGGCCCTGGCCGAGAGCGTGGCCAAGGCCGCCGAGGACGCCGAGCTGGTGGTGCTATTGGCCGATACCGGCAGCGCCACTGCGCGCTGGCTGGCCGGACGCCTGCCGCGGGTCGACCTGGTGCTGGGCGCCCGCGGCCAGGATTTCTGGCCCACGCTGATCGCGGTGGACAACCCCCACGGCGCCCCGGTGCCGCTGTGTCTGCCCGGCAGCCACGCCAGCGGCTTCTTCCATCTCAGCTGCCGCAGCACCCGGAGCGGCTGGCAGATCCACGCCGAGTTCCAGCGCAACGACGTCACGCCGGACGCCGCGGCTGGCGAGCTGCAGGCGCGCTTCGACGCCCTGCGCGCGCCCTACGCCGGCTGGCTCGACCGCCCGCTGGGCCGTGCCCCCGGCTGGCTGTGGCGGCGCGACAGTGTCGGCGGCAGCTGGGATGGCCTGATCGCCGCCGCCCTCAGCGCCAATAGCGACGTCACCCGCGCGCTGCTCCCGGGGCTGCGCCACGACACCCTGCTGGCCCCCGGCGAAACGATCACCCGCGACCATCTGTGGCGCCTGAGCGGCGGCCATCCGGCGCGGGTCGTCGACCTCACGCCGGACCCCGACGCGCTGAAGCGCCTGCTCGAACGGGCACTGGACAGCAGTCTTGGCCTGCCGCTGATTCTCAATGACAGCCGCGACCTGCCGCGCCTCTCGGCGACCCGCTGGACGCTCGACTACGGCGCCGCCGCGGGGGCACGTGCCCATCTCGAAACGCTGCCGGCAGGGCTCACCTGGCGCAGCTTCAGCGCCCGCCCCCAGGCCGGCGGCGAGCCGCTGTGGCAACGCCTGGAGCGCTATCTCGGCGACCACGGCGGCACCCCGCCGGCTCCCACGCCGCCGAGCGTCGAGGCGCGCTACGTCGAGGGCCATCCCGGCTGGCATCCACAGGCGCGCCTGAGCGTATGACGCCCCCGGCCTGGCTGAACGCCCCGGCACGGTGGCTGGCGCTGTGTCTGCTGGCGTGGCTGGCGGCCCAGGCGCTGAGCGGCACGGCGCGTCTGCTGGCCCCCGCGGCCCCCGGCGCGGCACCGACACCTTTCATCCTCGACCCCGCCGCGCTGCCACCGCTGCCCGCCGCCTGGCAGCCGCAGGCCACCATGGCGGACCGGCGCATCCCGCTCACCGACCTGCCCTACCGGGTGATCGGCCGGGCGCTGAGCCGGGGCGCGAACTCGCTGGTGGTGCTGGCAACCCCCGACGGCCAGCGCGCGCTGATGCCGGGGGATCGCATCGCCCCGGGCATCACCCTGGCACGTATCGATGGCGAGGGCGTGGTGCTCTCGCGCGGCGGACGTCTGGAGCGCCTGGCCTGGCCGGAGCCTGACGCCGCGCCCCGCGGGGCCATCGTCCGCGTCGAGCCGAGCATACCTGCCGCCGCTTCATCCACGCTTTCGGAGTCATCCCCATGAGGCCCCTGCCGTATCGACTGGTGGTCACACTGCTACTGGCCCTGCTGCTCCCGACCCCGGCCCTGGCCCAGTCACAGACCCAGCCCCCCGCGGATGACACCAGCGCCACGGCGGCGGACGCCACCCCGCGCTACGACGTCGACTTCCAGCAGACCAGCCTGCGCGAATTCATCGACAGCGTGGGGCGAATCACCGGCCACGC
This genomic window contains:
- a CDS encoding alkaline phosphatase PhoX produces the protein MSKEIEDHRVLNQSGNEPFTSVLSRRVSRRGIMQGGAGLAAMGLLGGFGLAGCSSDDSNDNGSAGGGSSEATPLALAFASIRGSRTNGVVVPEGYVAQVVIPWGTPLDNSVGAWSADRSVTPDYQAASVGMNHDGMHNFALSEESASREFIMALNNEYIDQGALWAPQGGPTNADSGARPADEVRTEINAHGVTLVKLMLDANGQWREERGSRYNRRITSATPIELAGPVRGSDYVVTAYSTNGTRTRGTNNNCANGFTPWGTYLTCEENWPNVFTKASDRYPDDDRLGLPEGRARYGWETAQGGTNGEFARFNATPSAASAAGDYRNEPRTFGYVVEIDPYGNTASVGTEAAALKRTHIGRFRHEGCWPGKVIEGEPVVFYSGHDSRNEYIYKFVSKAKWDPQDANRPGQDYDRLAIGSKYLDEGTLYVARFNADGSGDWLPLTPDATTQDGRPLWQALNLANERDLAGVIINTCDAADFMGATPMDRPEWGTVDPSSGEVYMTLTNNSKRTAEGTAATYTNGGGDIEALGVGYATAPVNGPNPRPDNEGGQVIRWREPSPAGTNFEWEVFVFGAAENDPDNFSGLTELNQFASPDGLWYDDRGDGRGILWIETDNGYDNVTDYTNDQVLAVVPGNVSRGPGDKAVIDAADQAQLKRFAVGPNGCEVTGIFATPDKTSLFINIQHPGNWPADPDANVQDATVAIPESGSVRARAATVVIRKRDGGEIAV